Proteins encoded within one genomic window of Hevea brasiliensis isolate MT/VB/25A 57/8 chromosome 8, ASM3005281v1, whole genome shotgun sequence:
- the LOC131182207 gene encoding cation/H(+) antiporter 2-like — protein MDAAQFAKRAICQKDLFNFNPIITTGMQAARMLVISRIFHLILTPSGQPGPVANIIAGLVLGPSLLCKIKKLQEFFIRSSSIEYYQLLTFNFRVIFLFLIGLDTDVPYMRRNLRLASTLAFEGIIACTLFGAASAIAISIY, from the exons ATGGATGCTGCACAATTTGCCAAACGTGCAATTTGCCAGAAAGATCTCTTTAACTTTAACCCAATAATAACAACAGGAATGCAGGCAGCTCGTATGCTTGTAATCTCCCGCATTTTTCATCTTATCTTGACACCTTCAGGACAACCAGGACCTGTTGCAAATATTATT GCTGGACTAGTGCTAGGTCCTTCATTGTTGTGCAAAATCAAAAAACTTCAGGAATTCTTTATCCGGTCTTCTTCTATAGAATACTATCAACTTCTGACATTCAATTTTCGAGTCATTTTTTTGTTCTTGATTGGTTTGGACACAGACGTTCCTTATATGAGGCGAAATCTGCGTTTGGCAAGCACTCTTGCATTTGAAGGTATAATTGCATGCACCCTTTTTGGAGCAGCTTCTGCAATCGCTATCTCCATTTATTGA